One window of Myxococcota bacterium genomic DNA carries:
- the purF gene encoding amidophosphoribosyltransferase, with product MGIAGHPEAANLTYLGLYALQHRGQESAGIVTRDGGESHIHKGMGLVADIFSSDVLATLPGRIAIGHVRYSTAGASNLRNAQPFLATTGNTQIAIAHNGNLTNAAAIRAELEGHGSIFQSTMDSEVFVHLFARARGTLEERLGDMCSRVRGAWSAVFLIDDVLVAARDPHGFRPLSLGRLGQSWVIASETCAFDLIGAVYERDVEPGEIITIRRGRLRSVQPLPRAPEKLCVFEHIYFARPDSLVFGSSVYHTRKQLGRALAHESPVEADMVVPVLDSGSIAALGYAEASGIPYENALIRNHYVRRTFIEPEQSIRMFGVRVKHNPIRELVAGKRLVVVEDSIVRGTTLNKLVTLFRGAGAREVHIRVSAPPTTGPCYYGIDTPTRAELIAANNTVEEIRRMIGADSLAYLPLESLRRIEASMKHGFCDACFSGEYIIPVDEVGTAEPQLPLFDPRAEPAEDSEP from the coding sequence ATGGGCATCGCGGGGCACCCCGAGGCCGCGAACCTGACCTATCTCGGCCTCTACGCGCTGCAGCACCGCGGGCAGGAGTCTGCCGGCATCGTGACTCGCGACGGCGGCGAGAGTCACATCCACAAGGGCATGGGCCTGGTCGCCGACATCTTCTCGTCGGACGTGCTCGCGACGCTGCCCGGCCGCATCGCGATCGGCCACGTGCGCTACTCGACCGCGGGCGCGAGCAACCTGCGCAACGCGCAGCCGTTCCTCGCCACTACCGGCAACACGCAGATCGCGATCGCGCACAACGGCAACCTGACCAACGCCGCGGCGATCCGCGCCGAGCTCGAGGGCCACGGCTCGATCTTCCAGAGCACCATGGACTCGGAGGTGTTCGTGCACCTGTTCGCGCGGGCGCGCGGCACGCTCGAGGAGCGGCTGGGCGACATGTGCTCGCGCGTGCGCGGCGCGTGGTCGGCGGTGTTCCTGATCGACGACGTGCTGGTGGCGGCGCGCGACCCGCACGGCTTCCGCCCGCTCTCGCTCGGCCGGCTCGGCCAGTCCTGGGTGATCGCGAGTGAGACCTGCGCGTTCGACCTGATCGGCGCGGTCTACGAGCGCGACGTCGAGCCCGGCGAGATCATCACCATCCGGCGCGGGCGCCTGCGCTCCGTGCAGCCGCTGCCGCGCGCGCCCGAGAAGCTGTGCGTGTTCGAGCACATCTACTTCGCGCGCCCCGACTCGCTGGTGTTCGGCTCCAGCGTCTACCACACGCGCAAGCAGCTCGGCCGCGCGCTCGCGCACGAGTCACCGGTCGAGGCCGACATGGTCGTGCCCGTGCTCGACTCGGGCTCGATCGCGGCGCTGGGCTACGCCGAAGCCTCGGGCATCCCGTACGAGAACGCGCTGATCCGCAACCACTACGTGCGGCGCACGTTCATCGAGCCCGAGCAGTCGATCCGCATGTTCGGCGTGCGCGTGAAGCACAACCCGATCCGCGAGCTGGTCGCGGGCAAGCGCCTGGTCGTGGTCGAGGACTCGATCGTGCGCGGCACCACGTTGAACAAGCTGGTGACCCTGTTCCGCGGCGCGGGCGCTCGCGAGGTACACATTCGGGTGTCGGCGCCGCCCACCACCGGGCCCTGCTACTACGGCATCGACACGCCGACCCGGGCCGAGCTGATCGCGGCCAACAACACGGTCGAGGAGATCCGGCGCATGATCGGCGCCGACAGTCTCGCCTACCTGCCGCTCGAGTCACTGCGCCGGATCGAGGCCTCGATGAAGCACGGCTTCTGCGACGCCTGCTTCTCGGGCGAGTACATCATCCCGGTCGACGAGGTCGGCACCGCCGAGCCGCAGCTGCCGCTG